In the genome of Acidobacteriota bacterium, the window CGCGGTACGTGGCCAGCCGCCAGCTATGGCGAAGCTCCCGGCCTTCGAACACGCCCAGCACGATGTTGGTATTGCCGACGTCTATCGCCAGGAGCACGTGGTCACCTCTCCGGACACAATCCGCTCCACTCCCGCCGGCGTCCGCACGAGCAACGCGCCCTGCGCGTCGATGCCGGCCGTGACCCCCTCGCGCACGACGCCGTTCGCCGCCCAAGTCACGCGGGCACCGCGAGCGCCGGGTGACAGCTCCAACCAGCGCGCCAGGACGGCCGCCGCACGCCCGTCGAGCAGGTCGTCATACCGGCGGTCGAGCGCGGCCAGCGAATGCGACAGAACGCTCGACGCGTCGACCGGCCGCCCCAGTTCTTCCTCGAGCGACGTCGCCCGATCGCGAATCTCCGGGGGATACGCGCTCGGCCCCACGTTGATGCCGAACCCGAGCACCGCGTACTCCACGCGAGAGCCGCTCGCACTGCCCTCGACCAGGATGCCCGCCAGTTTGCGCCTTCCGCCCGGCGCGAGCAAATCGTTCGGCCACTTGATCTCGACGGCGAGCGCGGTGCTCTCCCGCACGGCCTCGCACAAGGCGACCGCGGCCGCCAGCGTCAGCAGTCCGACCACTTCGGCGGGCGGTTTCAGCAGCACCGACGCATACAGGCCGCTGCCGGGCGGCGAGTACCACGTGCGCCCGCGCCGTCCGCGTCCCGCCGTCTGCGAGTCCGCCACCAGGACGAACCCCTCGGCCTCTCCGCGCGCCCCCCGCGCCGCCACGAGGTCATTGGTCGACCCGACCTCGGTCTCGTAGACGATCTGGCGTCCAATCATATAAGGGGGACAGTCACACTTTCCGAGGCAGCGACCGGGACAGTGTGACTGTCCCCCTTTCTCCGATCTCCAGACTCAAGTCCGCCGCCGGCGCCGAGTGCGTGAGCCCGCCGACTGACACGAAATCCGCGCCGGTGGCGGCCAGCTCCGGCAGCCGGTCGAGCGTCACGCCCCCGGAGATCTCCGTCCTCGCGCGGCCGGCGATCCGGCCGAGCGCGTCCCGGATCTCCGCGATCGTCAGGTTGTCCAGCAGGATGATGTCGGCGCGGGCGGCGATGGCGGCATCCACATCCGCGAGCGACTGCGCCTCGACCTCAATCGGCAGACCGCGCGCGGCGGCTCGCATCCGCTCCACCGCCGCACCAATGCCGCCCGCCAGCCGGGCGTGATTGTCCTTGATCAGGATCGCATCGAAGAGGCCGAACCGGTGGTTCGTGCCCCCGCCGCAGCGGACGGCGTACTTCTCCAGCGCCCGCAGCGTCGGCGTCGTCTTGCGCGTGTCCAGGATGGTGATGCGGCCCGCGGCGGCATCCACGAACCGGCGCGTCATCGTCGCAATGCCGGAGAGGCGCTGCAGGAAGTTCAGCGCCGTCCGCTCCGCCGTCAGCAGCCCCGCCGCGGAGCCGTCGATCTCGGCCACGACGACGCCGGCCGGGCAGTGGTCGCCGTCATCGAGGTGCCGCGTGACCACGCTCCATTGATCGGCCTGGCGGAAGGCGTCCTCGGCGATGTCGAGGCCCGCCAGCACGAGCGGGGACTTGGCGACGAGCTGCGCGCGGCCGCGGCGCGAGGGCGCAACCGTCGCGCGCGTCGTGATGTCGCCCGTGCCGACGTCCTCCTCCAGCGCGCGCCGGACCAGATCCTGGTAGTCGGCCGGATCAAGCTTCGGTCGCGAGCTCGACATCGACGCCAAACTCCTGTGACTCGCGCGCCTCGATCTGCCGGATGAACCCGGCGGCGGTCACGTCGGCGCGCACCGCATCGAGGAGCGCGATGCGCTCGGCCGTGTCGCGGATCGACGCCCGCGCCACGGGCGACTTGAGCGGCTTCTGCGCTTCGGACTTCCGCTTCCTCACCTCGCTCAGCACGAGCGCCCCGAACTCGAGCGCGGAGGCGGCGCGGTCATCTTCCGCGCCGATCGCGCCCACGATCGCGTCCGCGTCCGGCCACGCCGCGCGATGCACCGATCCGTCCCGCCACCAGGACCAGGCTTCCTCGGTGACGAACGGCAGGAACGGCGCGAACAGCCGCAGGAAGGTGTCCACGGCCATCGCCATGGCGGCATTGGCGGACGCGGCGCCCGCAGCCCCCTGATCGCCGTAGCGCCGCGACTTCACCAGCTCGAGGTAGTTGTCGCAGAAAAACCAGAAGAACGATTCCGTGCGTTCGAGCGCCTTCGTGTAGCTGTAGGCCTCGAGGGCCTCGGTGGCCTCGCGCACGACGCGCGCGAGCATCGTGAGCATGCCGCGGTCCAGCACCTCGCTCACCGCTCCGCGCTCGCCGCCGGCGGAGGCCAGCACGAACTTGCTCGCGTTCAGAATCTTGATCGCGAGGCGCCGTCCCACTTTCATCTGGCCGGGATCGAACGTCGTGTCGGTGCCCGGCCGCCCGCCCGCCGCCCAGTAACGGACCCCATCGGATCCGTGCTCCTGCAGGAGCGCCATGGGCGTGATGACGTTCCCTTTCGACTTCGACATCTTCTTGCGATCCGGATCCACGACGAACCCCGAGATCGCGGCGTTCGCCCACGGCAGCCGCCCGTGCTCGAGATGCGACCGCAGCACCGTGCTGAAGAGCCACGTGCGGATGATGTCGTGCGCCTGCGGGCGCAGGTGCATCGGGAACACGCGCGCGAACAGATCCGCGTCCTCCTCCCACGCCGCGGCGATCTGCGGCGTCAGCGAAGAGGTCGCCCACGTGTCCATCACGTCCGGGTCGGCGATGAAGCCGCCCGGCCTGCCGCGCCGGTCCGCGCTGAATCCCGGCGGGACGTCGCTCGACGGATCGACGGGCAGCGACGCCTCGGGGGCAAGGATCGGATCGGCGTAGTCGACCGTGCCGTCGGTGCGCACGCGATACCAGAGCGGAAACGGCACACCGAAGAACCGCTGCCGGCTCACGCACCAGTCGCCGTTCAGCCCCTCCACCCAGTTCTCGTACCGCGCCCGCATGTACGGCGGGTGCCACTGCAGCTCGCTCCCGCGCGCGATGAGCGCATCGCGGAATTCGATCGTCCGGATGAACCACTGCCGGCTGGTGACGATCTCGAGCGGGCGGTCCCCCTTCTCGTAGAACTTCACCGGGTGCGTGATCGGGCGCGCGTCGCCGATCATGTCGCCGGTTCCCTTCAGGATGTCGGCGATGCGGTCGCGTGCCTTCGCGACGGGGAGCCCCTGGAGCTGCGCGTAGAAGCCGGCGGCCTGCGCCGCCTCGTTCGTCTCCCATCCCGCGGAGCCCCACGCGACCGGCGCGAGCCGCCCGTCGGCCTGGATGATCGCGCGGACGGGCAGGCGCAGCTCGCGCCACCACGTGACGTCGGTGAGGTCGCCGAAGGTGCAGCACATCGCGATGCCGGTGCCCTTTTCCGGGTTCGCGAGCGGGTGCGGCCGGATCGGCACGCGCGTCCCGAACAGCGGCACGCGGATGTCGCGTCCGAACAGCGGCGCGTAGCGCTCGTCGTCCGGGTGCGCGACGAGCGCCACGCAGGCCGGGATCAGCTCGGGGCGCGTGGTCTCGATGTCGATTTCCAGCTCGCCGGCCGTGCCGAACCGGACGCGATGGTACGCGCCCGGCATCTCGCGATCCTCGAGCTCCGCCTGCGCAACGGCCGTGCGGAAATCCACGTCCCAGAGCGTCGGCGCCTCGAGTCGGTACGCCTGGCCCCGCTGCAGCAGGCGGAGGAACGCGCGCTGCGACACGCGCCGCGCGCGCGCGCCGATCGTCGCGTACGTCATCGACCAGTCCACCGACAGCCCGAGGAAGCGCCACAGGTCTTCGAAGACCTTTTCGTCTTCGGCCGTCAGCCGCTCGCACAGCTCGATGAAGTTGCGGCGAGACACCGAGATTGGCGGCTTCGGCGGCTTCTCAGGGGCCACGAACGAGGCGTCGTGCGGCAGCGACGGGTCGCATCGCACGCCGTAGTAGTTCTGCACGCGGCGCTCGGTGGGCAGGCCGTTGTCGTCCCAGCCCATCGGGTAGAACACCTCGCGGCCGCGCATGCGCTGGTAGCGCGCGATGACGTCGGTGTGCGTGTACGAGAAGACGTGTCCGATGTGGAGCGATCCGCTGACGGTCGGCGGCGGCGTGTCGATCGCGTAGATGTCGGCGCGCGGGCGCGTGCGATCGAAGCGATACGTGCCTTCGGCCTCCCACCGCGCGCGCCACTTCTCTTCGAGCCCCTCCAGCGCGGGCTTCTCCGGGACGTGTGGCATCACAGCTTCGCTTGTTGTTTGATTCGCTCGATTTCCTCGCGGACGAGGCGTTCGGCGACATCCAGCACGGTCGAGCGCACGGCGTCGCCGGTGAGGCGCGACGCGACGCGACGCGCGATCTCGTCGATCGCCGCCTCGTCCAGGGAGGACGCGGCCGGCGGCGCGGCGGGCACGCCGACCTTCTGCTCCGCGGCCAGCAGCGCCGCGAACGCGTCGGCGAGCGCCGGCGCCTGCGCCGCCGGAGGCGACTCCGGCGCGATCGTGGGAATCTCGTTGGGCGGCGGCACGGGCGCGGCGCCGCGCGTGGCCGGCAAAGTGGCAGCGGGCGCGGCCGGCGGCTCGCGTGCGGGCTCGGGCGCGCTGCCGCCCTGGCGCGATTCGAAGGGAATGTCCCAGGTGCCGAAGTCGCCGTGTGCTTCCGGCGCCGCCGGCGCCGCAAGCGGCGCGTCGAAACCCGCCGCGGGCGCGGCGTCGGTCGAGAACGCGGCGTCGAGCCGATCGAAATAGTCGTCGAGCGATTCCAGCGATCTGGCCTCGCCCCCGGGCGAGTCGGCCCGCGGGGCGGACGGCGACGCGATCTTCGGCGTCACGTCAACCGGCTTGCCTGGCGCGGGAGACGTGGCGCCGGACGGGGCCGGCGGGCCGCCCGGCGATGCCCAGAGCGAGGCCGGGCGCCGTCCCGCCAGCAGATCCTTCACGCGGTTGATGACCATCTGCGGCTCGAACGGCTTGACGAGCACGCCGTCGCACCCCACCGCGTGCGCGCGCGCTTCGTCGATCGGCTCGAACGCGCCCGTCAGGAGCAGGACGGGGATGTGCGCCGTGCGCGGGTTGCCCTTGACGTGGGCGGCCACTTCGTAGCCGTCGCGCTCGGGCATGCCGATGTCCGCCAGGACGATGTCGGGCGGCTCGGCGTCGATGCGCGTCATGGCCTGCTGTCCGTCGCCGACGGCGACGACCTGGATGTTCTCGTCCGCGAACGTCAGCTCGATGACGCGCTGGATCGTCACGCTGTCGTCGGCCAGCAGGAGCTTCGGCATGTCAGACAGGCTCCGTGCGCAGCCGGGCATGCTGGTCGATGAAGGCGATGATCTCCTGCATCGGCGTGCCCGGCAGGAAGATGCCGGTGATGCCCATCGCGTTCAGCTTCGGGATGTCCACATCCGGGATGATGCCGCCCACCACGACCATGACGTCGCCGAGCCCCTTTTCCTTGAGCAGCTCCATGACGCGCGGGCACGCGTGCATGTGCGCGCCGGACAGGATCGACAGGCCGATGACGTCGGCGTCCTCCTGCAGCGCGGCGCCGACGATCTGCTCGGGCGTCTGCCGCAACCCGGTATAGATGACTTCCATGCCGGCGTCGCGCAGCGCGCGCGCGATGACCTTCGCGCCGCGGTCGTGCCCGTCCAGCCCCGGCTTCGCGATGACGACTCGTATTTTGCGCATAAGTTCCAGGTACCAGAGGCCAGGGACCAGACAGCCAACGTACCTGGCCTCTGGCCTCTGGCCCCTAGATCAACGGCTCTTCCTCGTACTCCCCCCACACCTCGCGGAGCGCGTCGCACATCTCGCCGACCGAGGCGTACGCGCGCGCGCAGTCCATGAGCGGGTACATCGTGTTCTCGCCTCCCGCCGCCGCCGCGCGCAGCGCGTCGAGCGCGCGGCGCACGGCGTCGTTGTCGCGCGACTTCTTCAGCGCGGCCAGCCGATCCACCTGCCGCTCGGCGGTGGTCTCGTCGATGTAGAGAATCGGGATCGGCTCCTCGTTCTCCATCACGAAACCGTTGACGCCCACGATGATCTTGTCGCGCCGCTCGACGGACTGCTGGAAGCGATAGGAGGCCTCGGCGATTTCCTTCTGCGGATAGCCCTGCTCGATGGCCGCGACCATCCCGCCCAGCCGGTCGATCGTGTCGACGTACTGCTTCGCGCCCTCTTCCATGTCGAGCGTGAGCTTCTCGACGAAGTACGAGCCGCCGAGCGGGTCCACCATGTTCGTGACGCCGCTCTCGTGGGCGATGATCTGCTGGGTGCGCAGCGCGAGCGTCGCGGCCTCCGCCGTCGGCAGCGCGAGCGCCTCGTCCAGCGAGTTCGTGTGGAGCGAGTTGGTACCGCCCAGCACGGCGGAGAGCGCCTGGAGCGCCGTCCGCACGACGTTGTTGTACGGCTGCTGCGCGGTGAGCGACACGCCGGCCGTCTGCGTGTGGAAGCGCAGCTTCCACGAGCGGTCGCTCTTCGCGCCGAAGCGGTCGCGCATCACCTCGGCCCACAGCTTCCGCGCCGCGCGGTACTTCGCGATCTCCTCGAAGAAATCGCTGTGCGCGTTGAAGAAGAACGACATGCGCGGCACGAAGTCGTCCACGTCGAGCCCCGCATCCACGCCCCACTGCACGTACTCGATGCCGTCGCGCAGCGTGAACGCCAGCTCCTGGAGCGCGGTCGAGCCCGCCTCGCGGATGTGATAGCCGCTCACCGAGATCGTGTTCCAGCGGGGCACTTCCTTCGAGCAGAACGCGAACACGTCGGTGATGAAGCGCATCGACGGCCGCGGCGGGAAGATGTACTCCTTCTGCGCGATGTATTCCTTCAGGATGTCGTTCTGGATCGTGCCGGAGAGCCGCCGCCAATCGGCCCCCTGCTTCTCGGCCACCGCGAGATACATCGCGAAGACGATCGGCGCGGGAGAGTTGATCGTCATCGACGTCGTGATCGCGCCCAGGTCGATGCCGTCGAACAACCGCCCCATGTCGGCCAGCGTGGCGATGCTGACGCCGCACTTGCCCACCTCGCCAAGCGAGAGACCGTGATCCGGGTCGCGCCCCATCAGCGTCGGCAGGTCGAAGGCCACGCTCAACCCGGTGCCGCCCGCCTTCAGCAGCTGCTTGTAGCGCGCGTTGGTCTCTTCCGGCGTCCCGAACCCGGCAAACTGCCGCATGGTCCAGAGCTTGCCGCGGTAGCCGGTGGGATGAATGCCGCGCGTGTAGGGAAACTCGCCGGGATGCCCGAGGTCGCGCTGGTAGTCGAGCCCGGCCACCTCGTCCGGGGTGTAGAGCCGGTCGATCTCGCGGCCGGAAATCGTCGTGAACGGCAGGCCGCGCTCCGGGCTCTTCTTGAGCACGACCGCGAGCGTTTCGCGCTCCCAACGCTGCTTGTCGGTCTCGGCGGTGACGCTCTTGGGCATGACGCATCAATTATATAGAAGGCTTGCCGCGTCACGCGCGGAACACGCAGACTCAATTGGGCTTCCGCGCATTGCACGCGTCCTGACCCGCGCGTCCGTGCCCCGGCCGGCGACGCGAGCCGGTCGGTGGCGGTCGCCGAGCACGCGCCAGCGATTTCACACGTTCGGCTGCCGGGAAATCGGCGAGACCACGGCGCGGCAGGAGGAGGGCGCGCGCCGGAGAGGTAGGACTGCTCGACGCCGTCGAGGTCGAGAAAGAAAGCTGCGTAGGCGGCCTGACACCTTCTCTTAAAACGTGGTACTTGAGCCGCTTAGGAACGATGTGCTATTTCGCTTTTATTGTGCTTGACGCGGCAGGTAATGGGGGCTTATATTGAGTGGCGTTGTAGCCCATCGCTGAGGTTCTCTGTACTGAGAACTGCAATCTCGGCGGTAATATTAGCCCCAGGGGGTACGCCGTCAGGCGATACCCCCTGATGTTTTTTTGAGGGTAAAAGAGAGGGCTGCAATGCCACGAGATTCGACTTCCGCGCCTGCCGCTTCCAGCACCAATATCACAATCACGCGAGTCCGTGTGTTTGTGGACTACTGGAACTTTCAACTCACGTTGAACGAGCGGATCGCCAAAAGCAAAAAGCTGGCAGACACTCGATTCCAAATCGAATGGCGGAAATTGGGTCCGTGGCTTGCCGCTCGTGCGTGCGAGGCGGCGGGCCTCTCCGGGCATTCGTTTGAAGGCGCACACCTGTACGTCTCGTACGATCCCCGCAAGGAGTCGGACAAGAAGTTCTTTGGCTGGGTTAATTCGTGGTTGACGAAGCAGCCGGGATTGATCGTCGAGTGCCGAGAACGGAAACCGAAGGCGGCGCCCGACTGTCCGGAATGCCATCAAACCATTGCCGATTGTCCGCATTGCAAGAGACCAATTCGACCAAGTCAAGAAAAGGGCGTCGACACATTGATCGCGACCGACATGATTCGCTTGGCTTGGGAGAGCGCGTACGACCTGGCCGTGCTTGCGACCTCGGACCGCGACCTGGTTCCGGCCGTGGAATTTCTGAATACGAAGGGCCGAAAGGTCGTTCACGCCGCGTTGCCGCCGAAGGGGGCGGACCTGTCGAGCGTGTCGTGGGCGATGTTCGATGTCTTCGACCGGTACACAGAAATCGAACGTCCGCCTGTAAAGTAGCCGAACGACACGGCTCAGCGAAAGTTGACCACTGCCGGGTGCGGCGCGCGGGTGGACAGCGGCGGTGTTTCACGCTACGCTGGAGGGTCTTCGCGCCGCCTCATGGCACCGGTGATGCACCGTCCTCTCACCTGCGCGCGTCGCCTGTACGCGCGAGGTACCCCCAATGAGCACAGCCATCATGTCGGAACACACATCATTCAACGCGTTTGAAATGG includes:
- a CDS encoding cobalamin B12-binding domain-containing protein, with the translated sequence MRKIRVVIAKPGLDGHDRGAKVIARALRDAGMEVIYTGLRQTPEQIVGAALQEDADVIGLSILSGAHMHACPRVMELLKEKGLGDVMVVVGGIIPDVDIPKLNAMGITGIFLPGTPMQEIIAFIDQHARLRTEPV
- the nadC gene encoding carboxylating nicotinate-nucleotide diphosphorylase, whose translation is MSSSRPKLDPADYQDLVRRALEEDVGTGDITTRATVAPSRRGRAQLVAKSPLVLAGLDIAEDAFRQADQWSVVTRHLDDGDHCPAGVVVAEIDGSAAGLLTAERTALNFLQRLSGIATMTRRFVDAAAGRITILDTRKTTPTLRALEKYAVRCGGGTNHRFGLFDAILIKDNHARLAGGIGAAVERMRAAARGLPIEVEAQSLADVDAAIAARADIILLDNLTIAEIRDALGRIAGRARTEISGGVTLDRLPELAATGADFVSVGGLTHSAPAADLSLEIGERGTVTLSRSLPRKV
- a CDS encoding methylmalonyl-CoA mutase family protein, with the translated sequence MPKSVTAETDKQRWERETLAVVLKKSPERGLPFTTISGREIDRLYTPDEVAGLDYQRDLGHPGEFPYTRGIHPTGYRGKLWTMRQFAGFGTPEETNARYKQLLKAGGTGLSVAFDLPTLMGRDPDHGLSLGEVGKCGVSIATLADMGRLFDGIDLGAITTSMTINSPAPIVFAMYLAVAEKQGADWRRLSGTIQNDILKEYIAQKEYIFPPRPSMRFITDVFAFCSKEVPRWNTISVSGYHIREAGSTALQELAFTLRDGIEYVQWGVDAGLDVDDFVPRMSFFFNAHSDFFEEIAKYRAARKLWAEVMRDRFGAKSDRSWKLRFHTQTAGVSLTAQQPYNNVVRTALQALSAVLGGTNSLHTNSLDEALALPTAEAATLALRTQQIIAHESGVTNMVDPLGGSYFVEKLTLDMEEGAKQYVDTIDRLGGMVAAIEQGYPQKEIAEASYRFQQSVERRDKIIVGVNGFVMENEEPIPILYIDETTAERQVDRLAALKKSRDNDAVRRALDALRAAAAGGENTMYPLMDCARAYASVGEMCDALREVWGEYEEEPLI
- a CDS encoding biotin--[acetyl-CoA-carboxylase] ligase, with the translated sequence MIGRQIVYETEVGSTNDLVAARGARGEAEGFVLVADSQTAGRGRRGRTWYSPPGSGLYASVLLKPPAEVVGLLTLAAAVALCEAVRESTALAVEIKWPNDLLAPGGRRKLAGILVEGSASGSRVEYAVLGFGINVGPSAYPPEIRDRATSLEEELGRPVDASSVLSHSLAALDRRYDDLLDGRAAAVLARWLELSPGARGARVTWAANGVVREGVTAGIDAQGALLVRTPAGVERIVSGEVTTCSWR
- a CDS encoding NYN domain-containing protein translates to MPRDSTSAPAASSTNITITRVRVFVDYWNFQLTLNERIAKSKKLADTRFQIEWRKLGPWLAARACEAAGLSGHSFEGAHLYVSYDPRKESDKKFFGWVNSWLTKQPGLIVECRERKPKAAPDCPECHQTIADCPHCKRPIRPSQEKGVDTLIATDMIRLAWESAYDLAVLATSDRDLVPAVEFLNTKGRKVVHAALPPKGADLSSVSWAMFDVFDRYTEIERPPVK
- the valS gene encoding valine--tRNA ligase → MPHVPEKPALEGLEEKWRARWEAEGTYRFDRTRPRADIYAIDTPPPTVSGSLHIGHVFSYTHTDVIARYQRMRGREVFYPMGWDDNGLPTERRVQNYYGVRCDPSLPHDASFVAPEKPPKPPISVSRRNFIELCERLTAEDEKVFEDLWRFLGLSVDWSMTYATIGARARRVSQRAFLRLLQRGQAYRLEAPTLWDVDFRTAVAQAELEDREMPGAYHRVRFGTAGELEIDIETTRPELIPACVALVAHPDDERYAPLFGRDIRVPLFGTRVPIRPHPLANPEKGTGIAMCCTFGDLTDVTWWRELRLPVRAIIQADGRLAPVAWGSAGWETNEAAQAAGFYAQLQGLPVAKARDRIADILKGTGDMIGDARPITHPVKFYEKGDRPLEIVTSRQWFIRTIEFRDALIARGSELQWHPPYMRARYENWVEGLNGDWCVSRQRFFGVPFPLWYRVRTDGTVDYADPILAPEASLPVDPSSDVPPGFSADRRGRPGGFIADPDVMDTWATSSLTPQIAAAWEEDADLFARVFPMHLRPQAHDIIRTWLFSTVLRSHLEHGRLPWANAAISGFVVDPDRKKMSKSKGNVITPMALLQEHGSDGVRYWAAGGRPGTDTTFDPGQMKVGRRLAIKILNASKFVLASAGGERGAVSEVLDRGMLTMLARVVREATEALEAYSYTKALERTESFFWFFCDNYLELVKSRRYGDQGAAGAASANAAMAMAVDTFLRLFAPFLPFVTEEAWSWWRDGSVHRAAWPDADAIVGAIGAEDDRAASALEFGALVLSEVRKRKSEAQKPLKSPVARASIRDTAERIALLDAVRADVTAAGFIRQIEARESQEFGVDVELATEA
- a CDS encoding response regulator — protein: MPKLLLADDSVTIQRVIELTFADENIQVVAVGDGQQAMTRIDAEPPDIVLADIGMPERDGYEVAAHVKGNPRTAHIPVLLLTGAFEPIDEARAHAVGCDGVLVKPFEPQMVINRVKDLLAGRRPASLWASPGGPPAPSGATSPAPGKPVDVTPKIASPSAPRADSPGGEARSLESLDDYFDRLDAAFSTDAAPAAGFDAPLAAPAAPEAHGDFGTWDIPFESRQGGSAPEPAREPPAAPAATLPATRGAAPVPPPNEIPTIAPESPPAAQAPALADAFAALLAAEQKVGVPAAPPAASSLDEAAIDEIARRVASRLTGDAVRSTVLDVAERLVREEIERIKQQAKL